In the genome of Haemophilus pittmaniae, one region contains:
- the mog gene encoding molybdopterin adenylyltransferase, producing MTAILKIGLVSVSDRASSGVYQDQGIPELEQWLKQALSAPFELESRLIPDEQPLIEATLKELVDDCHCHLVLTTGGTGPAKRDVTPDATLAVADREMPGFGEQMRQVSLHFVPTAILSRQVGVIRGNSLILNLPGQPKAIKETLEGVKDADGRVLVQGIFSAVPYCLQLIDGIYIDTNPQVINAFRPKSARREVQS from the coding sequence ATGACAGCAATCCTTAAAATCGGCTTAGTCTCGGTATCCGATCGCGCCTCTAGCGGTGTTTATCAAGATCAAGGCATTCCCGAATTGGAACAATGGCTAAAACAAGCATTAAGCGCCCCCTTTGAACTAGAAAGCCGCTTGATTCCCGACGAACAACCGTTAATTGAAGCGACCCTCAAAGAATTAGTCGACGATTGCCATTGCCACCTAGTATTAACCACCGGCGGTACCGGACCGGCCAAACGGGATGTCACGCCCGATGCCACCTTAGCCGTTGCTGATCGGGAAATGCCGGGATTCGGCGAACAAATGCGCCAAGTCAGTTTACATTTCGTGCCGACCGCTATTCTATCGCGCCAAGTCGGTGTCATCCGCGGTAATAGCCTAATTTTAAATTTACCCGGCCAACCAAAGGCAATTAAAGAAACTCTAGAAGGTGTCAAAGATGCCGACGGTCGAGTACTGGTGCAGGGCATTTTTAGTGCCGTGCCTTATTGTTTGCAATTGATCGATGGGATTTATATCGACACCAATCCGCAGGTGATCAATGCATTTCGCCCTAAATCCGCCCGTCGGGAGGTGCAATCATGA
- the glnB gene encoding nitrogen regulatory protein P-II, which produces MKKIEAIIKPFKLDDVRENLSDIGISGMTVTEVRGFGRQKGHTELYRGAEYMVDFLPKVKIEIVVPDELLEQCLETIVETAQTGKIGDGKIFVYDVERVIRIRTGEQNEDAI; this is translated from the coding sequence ATGAAAAAAATCGAAGCGATTATTAAACCATTCAAATTAGACGACGTACGTGAAAATCTTTCCGATATCGGCATTAGCGGCATGACCGTCACCGAAGTACGTGGTTTTGGTCGTCAAAAAGGGCATACCGAACTCTATCGCGGCGCCGAATACATGGTAGATTTTTTGCCGAAAGTAAAAATAGAAATTGTGGTGCCTGACGAATTGTTAGAGCAATGCTTGGAAACCATCGTTGAAACCGCTCAAACCGGTAAAATCGGCGATGGTAAAATCTTCGTTTACGATGTAGAACGGGTGATTCGTATCCGCACCGGCGAACAAAATGAGGATGCTATTTAG